The genomic window TTTCCCTGTCGGCATCCTGCAGTATCACCAGTACTGGTTCCAGTATTATTTCAGTCATAATAAACCTTCCTTCCGGCTTCTCGAGTTTCCCTTTCGCACTGCAGGTGAAACTCACAAATTCCAGTTTTGAATTTTCTGCTATTGCCAGGAAGGTAGTCATGAAACAACTGCTTACGGAGGCAGTCATAAGATGCTCCGGCGACCAGATTCCAGCTATCCCTTTCGCGAACTGAGGTGGTGTAGCCACTTCTATCGCGCTGTTTAATTCCGGCGAAGAAAGCTTTCCTTTTCTCTCTTCCAGCCAATCAATGTCTACATTAAAATAATGCGCTTCCATTTTCATTTTATTTTACTTCGTTACCTGATCTATTTTCCAT from Chitinophagales bacterium includes these protein-coding regions:
- a CDS encoding OsmC family protein, giving the protein MEAHYFNVDIDWLEERKGKLSSPELNSAIEVATPPQFAKGIAGIWSPEHLMTASVSSCFMTTFLAIAENSKLEFVSFTCSAKGKLEKPEGRFIMTEIILEPVLVILQDADREKAERILQKAEAACLISNSIKSKVTLITHVVTQQLGSYV